The segment AAAGTCTCTTATTTTATCTCCACCATATAAATTAACCCTTAAAGAATTGATTCCAAAATATGACGTATTTGAATATTTCGGAACAAAAGGTATTTTAAGCATATTAGCAAGATTTTCAAACTGTTCTATAACATTAATTTCTAATGCCTTCTGTGAGTTGCCTAATATAAAATTATTGGTACCTTTCCTATAAAGATGTCTATTTTTAAGTAAAGTTTTTAAAAATAAATAACAAGCCAAAAATGTTTTACCACTTGCAATTCCACCTGATAAAATAATTTTTTTTGATTATTCTTTTCAATATCATTTAACACTTTACGTTGTTTTTTAGTCAATAACTTATTTTCAAATCTTTCAAAATCAACAACCACTGGTTTTGGTTTAATAAAAGACGCAATATCAATCCCAAATTCACGCTTATATTCCCTTTGCATATACTTAAAAATACTACTACTATATATATATCCATTTACTTATCCTCCAAACTTAAATCTACTCTCATCTAAGTCTGGAATTTTGAGTTTCTTCATTGTTTCATAACATAATTTCATTGTTTTATCTTCTTTCTCACGTTTCAAATCTTTAAGCTTAATCTTCTTATCTTGAAGTTCTCTACTATTTCCTTTATTTTGAATCATTTTAATCTCTCTCTCCAATAGATTTATTTCTTCTATACAATCCTCAAGTTCTAATTCTAAATAATTATTAAATACCTTCATAAACTTAAGTCCAAGTTGACTTTTCGTTATACTAAATTTACTTTTAAGCTCACGTGCTTTGGCATTGGTTTCAAGTACTCGATCTAAGATACTATTAAGAGTAGTTTTACAAATAGTTACTTTATTATCACTATAAAACTCTGTGGGATTATCTTTACTACTTTCCCATTTTTGTCTCATTTTACTTACATTAGCTCGTGTAACACAAAGCTCATTCGCTATTTCAGCATTATTTAATCGACCTTCTTCAAAATACATGGCATAATCTTCATATGCTCTTTTTACTTTATTCATATCTCTATTCATATCTCTTCAACCTTATAATTTAACAAAAATTAATTTTAGTTAACATAAACTTTATAACAAAACATTAAACTTTCCAAGTTTAAAAGGTTATTTTGAAAGTAATAGTGATAATTTAGAACAATTTAAAGATCAAGCATCAAGTAATTGTGAAATAGAAGAATAAAGATAAAATTAAAAGCAAATCTTTTTTAAAAATCTCTATACAAACCAAAATAACTAATAGTATACTTAAAAACAAGGGGAATATTATATGTATAAATATCTAAAACAAGTACTAATTTATAGTCTAATACTAATTTACTCTTGTACAGATAAAGTAAAAGAACCTACAAACACACAACAAGCGAATTACAATAAGAATTTTAATACCATTATTAATGGATTTAACAAATATATAGAAAAAGCAAGAGAAGACTTGAACAAACATGAAAAAGATAAAAGACAACTACAAAATTATGACGACTATAAAATAGCAATAGACAAATATGATAAATTTATTTCTTGGATTGAAGATAATCCCGACACAAAGAAAAAACTAGATACAGATTTTACTGAGGCTTATAATTGTCTAGAGCAAAGAAGAGCAGAAAATGCACCTGAAAAAACTTTAGATGAATATATACGTGATGCCATTGATTGCACAAATAATCCTTTATCATGTAAAGATACAAGGAAAAAATATGGAACTAAAAATAACCAGATATTTTTATTCTTTACATATAATTTCCATACACTATTTCACAGTAAAAACACTCTCAAAGATATATTAGTCAAATTTAAAACACTTGATATTTCAGAAGTAAAAGATAAATTTTGATTTTATTGTAAGTAAGCAATAAATTAAAAGTTTATAAAAAGTGAAGGAAGTTGACTTTATGTTAACCTATGATAAAAAGTAGGTAAACAAAAGAAAGATAGAGGCAAGATATTATCATTGCACAAAGTCTTAGGCTTAAAATGGAGTAGAAAACAAGCATATAGTAAAAAATAGGAATAAGTATCTTAGATATTTATTCCAAAAATATTTCAAACTATATCTTCTACTAACTTAAACCAAACTACATGTCATTTTTAAAATACAAAGAAAGGACCAAAAAATTGACTAAACTTATAAGTATTTGTTAATATATTAATTAACCATTTAATAATTTTTAAAATTATTAGTTAATAAGTAAACTTAAAAATAAAAATACTAAACCCAAATCCATTCCTATAAGATTCTATCTGAATGAAAAGACAACAAAACTCGTAAAACGCTGCATCACAAAACTCAAAGATATAGATCCAATTTCTGGATGGTTCATATACATATTATCAGTAACTGATTGTAGAGAAGTAGAGATCAAAATGTCAAACTTATGATATATCAAAAGAAAAAAGCAATAATGGTGAAATGTTTTATAGTTTACGTGTCAATGTTGCAAAGAAGCGAAGTAATATTTGCACCAGAGAAGTAGTAATTAGTGAAAATGAATATAAATCTATTATGAGAGTACATCATGATTATTTTATATCTAAAGGCAAAGACACAAAACGTACTTATCTATTTCAAAAAAGCAAAAATAAATTTAAAGATAATAGAATAAATATAAATAAAATTTCAAAACAATTTAAAGACTTTTTACTCTAATTTCTATTGATCTTGCTTTTGTTACATCTATAGATGGTTTGTCTGTACTACTATCTTCACTATTAGAAATATTATTTTCAATTTGTTCTTTATTGTTCTTTTGTTCAATATCTAAATTACTAGCATCAGTATCAACTTCATTTTCTATTGACAAATATGCAACTAGTGCATAAAGTTTGAAATAAGTTGCTGCAGACCCCACAAGCTTCGGCCATGTATTTTGACTTTTTACCCCAAGAAACTTCAATTCTTTTATATGTGTTGATGTATCAAATGAATGTTAATATCCACTTAAAGGACTATAAAACGTTATTGTAACAACATCTATTAAATTACAATCAATACTCTTTGTAGTTGGATACTGTACAAAATCAATATTTAGATCATATTCCTTAATAAAATTCTTAACTTTCCTTACTATTTCATTAAAATCTTGATATTTATATCCATATCCATTAAGATTTTTGTTTAAACCATTCAAACCCATTCTCAACGTTTTAAGGTTCTTTAAAAAGTCCATTCTCTTTTGATTGCTTGTTGTATTTTTATTATTAATTTTTGTTGTTTTTTTGTATATTTATTTTTGTAACATTATTTATAATTTATATTTTACATTCTTAATATTCTTTTAATGTGAATTAATAGATATTATATTACAAAAAACAAAAAAATTTCAACACCATTTACAAAAAAATAAATTTTGATTTACTATATTTGATGGCAAAAACTTAGGCCTTGATTAAAAATTCTTACAAGAATGCTTAATCCAAGCCTAAAGACTTACAAGCACGATCACATTAAAGGTAGTCCTAAAATGATAGTACTACTAGCAATAATTAGGATACAATAAATCCAAAGTAAAATCAACTATATTATTTTTTTGATATCCCATACTCTGTTTCATACTTATCTAAAAGTTCTTTCTCATTCTCAAAAAGTCTTTCTAAAAGAAAACTCGTAAATTTAGCTTTTGCTTTATAATATATATATGCTTGTTCCGTTTTAAGCTGAAATCTTAATGGTTTTATTATATTACGATTAGATTTTTTAACTTTTGTTCCTTCTTTATTTCTTAAAAAAATTAATGCATCCTGAACACCATTTTGCACTATATAATTTTCTTCAACAATTTTCTCTTCTAATGCATTTGCTATTCTTAAATAATCATAAGCTTGACTTTTTGCAATTCTATAATTTTTAGTAAATTCTTCAAAATTTTTATAATTATCTAATTTATAGTATTGATTATCCTTTATCTCTTTTAATATTTTCATATTCTCTATTTTGTTATGTATTTCTTTTTGAAAATTAAATACCAATCTCTCTTTTAAATATTTATATCGTTCCATTATTTCATATCCAGAATCAGACACGACTATACCTTGATTTTTATCTTCCATAATACGATCTTTTATCTTTATCATCATATTTTTTACTTTTGAACCCATAACCAACCTCCCTTAATTTATTAAAATTTATATTTGCAAATTTATAAAATTTATATGATATAAGTTATATCTACTCATAAAGTTACACGATTTTCCGATAACTGGAAAAATCGTTCAAGTGCTATTTGATATTCTTTGATATAATCTTTATTTAAATCAAAAATGTTATTTTGAGCTATTCTCTTATTTAAGTCCTCACGTTCTGGTATTACTCCCAAAAAATTAGTATCTTTGCTTATAATATCTAACAAATGTTTATAGGTATTATTCCTTTTAAAATTTGTCACTACTGGAAAAACAGGTACCTGTAATTTCAATCTTTTTAAAGCAAATCCTAAAAGTTGCAAACTTTCAATAGACCATTTTTGAGCTGTCATAGGAACTATTACATAATCACTAACAACCAAAACATTAGTTAAAATAATACCTAAACTAGGACTTGTATCGATTATTATATAATCATAAGAATTATCCAATAATTTTAAATTATCCTGTAATCTCGTCTCTTTAAAAGGCATATTATCATCATAAAAGAGATACAAATATAAATGACTAGGCAACAAACTTAAATTTTCATTTATTTTTAATATAGATAAATCAATATCTATCCTATCCGTTAACACTTCATAAATATTTTTACTTATAATATCTACATTTTGATCGTCCAAGATATCAGAAAAATAACTAGTAACTGATGCCTGAGGATCCATATCAATCAAAAGAACTTTATACTTTTGAGCCAATAATATTGAAAATATAATAGAACTTGTACTCTTTCCAACACCTCCCTTGATTGATGCCAAAGTCATTATTTTTGTCTTTTTTTTATCCATTTATTTATAAACCCTCCGTCCGATAACTTTTTATCATAAAATTCATATACTTGTATCTCTAAAGTTGAAAGTTTTTCTATCAAAGAATTATAATATTTAGTACCTACCTTATCTTTTCTTAATAAGTAAGAAAATCCTCTTAAATAACAAAATATGCTTCCCTTTTTAAATCTAAATTCTATATAATAAACTATAGAAAATGTAGACGCTTTCATAATACCATTTTCTTCATATCTCCTTACGACGTTTTTTATTGGTTTACTATATCCATAAAAAATACCCAAAAATTTATCTTTCTCTTTTATAGGAAATAAATGAAACGATTCTATTTTTTCTTGATTAAATAGTTCTCTAAATGAAATAAAAAATTTACTTTTATGGTTTCTATTACTTTCAAATACATACAAATCCTTCATGATCTTAGTGTGATATAACATTCTGTCGTTTTTATTTTCTATTTTGACAAAAATAGATTTATCTCTTTTTGCTTTAATTTCTATTTTTTTTTCTCTAAGACGCTCTAATACGCTATCCATAACAAATCCTTAGTCAACAATCTTCTCATACTCCTCTATTCTTAAATGTTCCTTGCCTTCTACCATCTCTAAAATCTCGTAATAATAGTGATTATTAAATACTTGGCTATATTTCAAATCAACCTGATTACTTAAATAATTTCTTAAAATTGGCGCTAAAACTTTAACCTCTACTTTGTTCTTCAACTGATCTAATAGTATACTAAATATATTATTTCTAATCTGCTCATGGTCTTCTTTTTCACCTTTTTTCTTGTATTCAACTGTTTTCTTAATCCTTTTTACTATCTGCCCTAAATCGCCGTATTTACTACTCTCTACGATAAAGTGCGGCTTGTCTTTATACTTGTCATACGCTTTTTGTATCTCTGTTTCTAATTGCTTCTCATTATATCCCTCTTTTTCTAGTTCTTCTTTTTTTTCTGCTAATGCTTTTTCTAATTCTTTTCGTTTATCTACTAATTTCTTGCTTTTATTTTGTTCTCTTTCTTTTCTATTCTCTTCTTTCTTTAATTCTATTAGCTTTGCTATCTTGATTTCTTTTGTTGTTTCTAAATTTAAAATTGAGAGATATTTATCATCTTTGAATTCACACTTCTTTATATACTTCTTTAGTTGTGCATTTTCTCTTTCTGTTTTTTTTAGTTCTTTCTTCTTTTTTTTATTATTCTTATTATTAATACACTCCCATTTTTCTGCACTCCCATTTTTCTTTAGACTCCCATTATTAGTGCATGTTTGTTGATGATATGAGTTGGCACGTTGTTGAAATCTTTCTTCTTTTTTGTCTTTAAAATGTTTATTGATTTTATAGTGACATTCTTTTTTAGAAAATCTAAGTTTATAATGAATTTCAGTACCGCAATTCTCTCCTAAATGTCTGTAATAGTTACTAGTTACTTGAAATTCTTTTTCTAGTTTATATAAATAACTTTGTAGAGTTTTGAGTGTAGCTTTTTTTTGACCATTATTGCTTAAGTTATTATTAAAGTAATATAGTATTTTATTTTGATTATATTTCTTAAACTTAGAATTTACATAATTTAATGTTGATATTAATACAATTAATTTGTGTTGGTATTTATTATTGATGTTTTTTTTTTGACCTTTCATATCAAGCTCCTTTAATGTGAATTGCTGTAATCTATAATAACGCAATTATTACTAAAAAGTAAACTATTCTTTTAATAAATATTTTTTGAGAAAAAACATAAATATTGTAGCAAAAATTATTTTTATCAAAATTTTTGCTATATACTATATTAGTAATTCACATTAAAGGAAACTAAATATGACAAATATTAATAAAACAGTTAATAATAGAGTAAAAAAGATGAGACGACAATATTTATACACCCAACAAGTTATTAAAGGTTTAGAAGCTTTTGTTCCAGCGCCAGAGTCTGATAATAATAAACAAACTAATATAAGTAAAATGAGCAAAATAGGACGTAA is part of the Borrelia duttonii Ly genome and harbors:
- a CDS encoding DUF603 domain-containing protein yields the protein MNRDMNKVKRAYEDYAMYFEEGRLNNAEIANELCVTRANVSKMRQKWESSKDNPTEFYSDNKVTICKTTLNSILDRVLETNAKARELKSKFSITKSQLGLKFMKVFNNYLELELEDCIEEINLLEREIKMIQNKGNSRELQDKKIKLKDLKREKEDKTMKLCYETMKKLKIPDLDESRFKFGG
- a CDS encoding Mlp family lipoprotein gives rise to the protein MYKYLKQVLIYSLILIYSCTDKVKEPTNTQQANYNKNFNTIINGFNKYIEKAREDLNKHEKDKRQLQNYDDYKIAIDKYDKFISWIEDNPDTKKKLDTDFTEAYNCLEQRRAENAPEKTLDEYIRDAIDCTNNPLSCKDTRKKYGTKNNQIFLFFTYNFHTLFHSKNTLKDILVKFKTLDISEVKDKF
- a CDS encoding chromosome replication/partitioning protein encodes the protein MGSKVKNMMIKIKDRIMEDKNQGIVVSDSGYEIMERYKYLKERLVFNFQKEIHNKIENMKILKEIKDNQYYKLDNYKNFEEFTKNYRIAKSQAYDYLRIANALEEKIVEENYIVQNGVQDALIFLRNKEGTKVKKSNRNIIKPLRFQLKTEQAYIYYKAKAKFTSFLLERLFENEKELLDKYETEYGISKK
- a CDS encoding ParA family protein, which translates into the protein MDKKKTKIMTLASIKGGVGKSTSSIIFSILLAQKYKVLLIDMDPQASVTSYFSDILDDQNVDIISKNIYEVLTDRIDIDLSILKINENLSLLPSHLYLYLFYDDNMPFKETRLQDNLKLLDNSYDYIIIDTSPSLGIILTNVLVVSDYVIVPMTAQKWSIESLQLLGFALKRLKLQVPVFPVVTNFKRNNTYKHLLDIISKDTNFLGVIPEREDLNKRIAQNNIFDLNKDYIKEYQIALERFFQLSENRVTL
- a CDS encoding DUF226 domain-containing protein, whose product is MDSVLERLREKKIEIKAKRDKSIFVKIENKNDRMLYHTKIMKDLYVFESNRNHKSKFFISFRELFNQEKIESFHLFPIKEKDKFLGIFYGYSKPIKNVVRRYEENGIMKASTFSIVYYIEFRFKKGSIFCYLRGFSYLLRKDKVGTKYYNSLIEKLSTLEIQVYEFYDKKLSDGGFINKWIKKRQK
- a CDS encoding plasmid maintenance protein, with amino-acid sequence MKGQKKNINNKYQHKLIVLISTLNYVNSKFKKYNQNKILYYFNNNLSNNGQKKATLKTLQSYLYKLEKEFQVTSNYYRHLGENCGTEIHYKLRFSKKECHYKINKHFKDKKEERFQQRANSYHQQTCTNNGSLKKNGSAEKWECINNKNNKKKKKELKKTERENAQLKKYIKKCEFKDDKYLSILNLETTKEIKIAKLIELKKEENRKEREQNKSKKLVDKRKELEKALAEKKEELEKEGYNEKQLETEIQKAYDKYKDKPHFIVESSKYGDLGQIVKRIKKTVEYKKKGEKEDHEQIRNNIFSILLDQLKNKVEVKVLAPILRNYLSNQVDLKYSQVFNNHYYYEILEMVEGKEHLRIEEYEKIVD